Genomic window (Acidobacteriota bacterium):
CTTGATTTCTTGATCCCTAAGTTCATTTCAGAGGGAAAAAGTTATCTTGCTATATCTTTCGGCTGTACTGGAGGAAAACACCGATCTATCATCATAGCCGAAGAAGTGAAAAAAATTTTAAAAAATAAAGGCCTTTCCAGTAAAATTACCCATCGAGATTTAAATAAAGAGTAAAAATGATAGGCGGAATCATAATAACTCATGGTGAACTTGGGAAGGAACTATTAAATGTTCTCTCTTACATTTTAGGTGAAACACCTCCCATTGAAGCATTGTCTCTTGGATGGTTTGATGATGCGGATAAAGCAAAAAAACAAATAAAAGATTGCATAAAAAGAGTGAACAAAGGAAATGGAGTTATAATTTTCACTGATATGTTTGGAGGAACTCCATCAAACATAAGTTTCAGTTTTTTAAAGGAGAATGAAATTGAGATAATAACCGGAACAAATTTACCAATGCTGATTAAATTTTCTTCAATTCAGAATAGAAAAAATTTAAAAGACGTTGCCGAAGAGATTAGAAACTATGGATTCGATAGTATACAATTAGCTTCATCTCTATTAAATATAAAAAAATGATTGAAAAAACAGTGATACTAAAAAATCGGCTTGGGCTCCACGCAAGAGCTGCTTCACATTTTGTTAAATTAGCCAAAAAATTTAATTCTTCTATTTCAATAATAAAGGATGGAGTAGAAATAAATGGAAAAAGTATTCTCGGAATTTTAACACTTGCAGCAAACAGAGGAGCTGAGCTAATCTTAAAAATAGATGGAAATGATGAAAAGGAAGCCATGAATTCTTTAGAAAATCTAATAGAAAATAAATTTGGAGAAGAAGAATAAAATGCTCAAGCTCAAAGGAGTATCAATTGCTCCAGGTATATCGATTGGAAGAGCATTAATCAAGGAAAAAAATTTATTTTCTTCAACCATGAAGAAAATAAAAAAATCAGATATCAACAATGAGCTGAATAAGTTTGAAGATGCAGTAGAAAAATCGAAACAAGAAATAATCTCAACAAAGAATGATATAGAAGAGAAAATAGGCAAAGAATCAGCTCTTATTTTTGAATCCCATTTGCTTTTAATGGAGGATAAAATCTTTCTTGATGAAGTTAGAAATCTGATCAAAAAAAATAGAATAAGGGCGGATGCAGCTATTTTAAAAACAAGAGATAATTTTAACAAAATATTTGAATCCATAGAGGATAAATATATAAA
Coding sequences:
- a CDS encoding PTS sugar transporter subunit IIA produces the protein MIGGIIITHGELGKELLNVLSYILGETPPIEALSLGWFDDADKAKKQIKDCIKRVNKGNGVIIFTDMFGGTPSNISFSFLKENEIEIITGTNLPMLIKFSSIQNRKNLKDVAEEIRNYGFDSIQLASSLLNIKK
- a CDS encoding HPr family phosphocarrier protein; protein product: MIEKTVILKNRLGLHARAASHFVKLAKKFNSSISIIKDGVEINGKSILGILTLAANRGAELILKIDGNDEKEAMNSLENLIENKFGEEE